The following nucleotide sequence is from uncultured Flavobacterium sp..
AAAAAAGAATCTAAGAGAAAAAGAAGCGAAAGATAATTAGGCTTTTGGCTAATCAAATTTCGCTGCTTAATAAATTGTTTAGGATTTGGTACTAATCTTCGTCGTCTTCTAAAGTTTTCACGGGATGATCTTCATACCAGTCTTTAAAAGTTTTTGTGGTTTTGTAATCGTCATGCAGTACAGTATAAACCATAAGTAGGATTAAGAATATACCAATAAGATCCAAACTCATTATTAATGGAATAGTAATGGTAGTTTGACATAAACCTGCAAAAATAAAAACATAAATTGTTGTAAACCAAACTAGTTTAATTGCTGAATTTTTCATGGTCATATCTTTTATTAAAGTTACGCCAGATACTTATAAAGTTTAGTTAATCTATAACTAATCAATTATTAAAGTTTTGTTTGCTAGTGTGTTACGAAGTTAAAATGCTTTTACATTTTACGTTTTGTTTGTTTTTCGATTGATTTTGTGATAAACGGTGAATCGTATAATATCACGATCATAAAAATCAACACCACTGGCACGTCGCTGGAAGTTTTTCAGGTAACCAATTTCTAAACCAATATTAGGATTAAAATGATATCGAAGTGCGGCGTAAATTCGGTTTTGATCAAAAGTATTTTTTTTATTGTCTTTTCCGAAATTGAACATAACTTCATCAGAAATAGTTCCTTTCAGGCTTTGCTTGTCTTTTTTCCAAAGATCAAAAGTCGATTGTAATCTATAACGAAATCGGAAAGCAAAAGAAAAATCATCCAGTAATTCTGTTTTATTGGTTTTTTGGATAAAGCGCTCTTCAAGCTGAAAACGGTTGTGAAAAGTTATCTTGGCAATATCATTAATAAAAGTAATATCCTGTTGAATTCGATATTCCGGAACAGAATAATTTGGGTCAATATCCGGGTTTTGTGTATTGACATTAAAATAAGCAAAACCTCCGCCTAAATCAATGTTTTTATGCGCTCGATATCTTCCTTGAACTCTTATAACAAATAGGTTTTCATGAACAGGATTTAAAAAACTACGATTGTCAAACTCAGAATGAATCGCCCATTTTTCAGTTAAAGGAAAAATATTGTAGTAGCGAATCCAGGTTAGGGTTTGCTGATCTGTTTTTTTTATACTTTGCGCCGATAAAAAAGGACTTATAAAGCCAAATAAGAGTAATAATCGAAGAATCTTCATTAAACCTGTATAATTCAAGCTGCGAATATATACAAATGAGAACAGACTTACAGGAGTAACAACTGATTTTTAAATTCGTTTTAAATTCTATTTTGTGAATTTATATAAAAAACGAGGCAAGTTTATAAAAACCCGCCTCGTTTGCTGTATATAAAACTAACTAATTGAATTACAATGAGTATTTCAAAGTAATTCCGTATGTTCTCTGATCTCCAATTACACCCGCATATTGTCCTGTGTTTCCTCCGGCAGGCAATAATTGTTCGTAGTAATCTTTATTAAAAAGGTTACGTCCCCAGAAGTGAATAGATAAACCTTCGGAAGCACGGAAACCTAAACGAGCATTAAAAAGTGCATAGCCAGGAACTACTAAGTATTTTGAAGCCGAAGGGCTTGATGAAAATTCAGAACGAGCATAAGAATCAACAGCTAAGAAAACTTTTCCTTTATTCCCAAAGAATTTTGCATCATCAGAAAGTTCACCTCCTAAAGATCCTGCCCATCTTGAAGCACCAGGCAAGTCAGTTCCAGACACATCTTTATAGGCTACCGGAGCTCCTGTTTCTTCTAGCGGAAGTGGTGCATTTGTAAACTTAACGTAAGTACCTTCTGTA
It contains:
- a CDS encoding DUF2490 domain-containing protein, giving the protein MKILRLLLLFGFISPFLSAQSIKKTDQQTLTWIRYYNIFPLTEKWAIHSEFDNRSFLNPVHENLFVIRVQGRYRAHKNIDLGGGFAYFNVNTQNPDIDPNYSVPEYRIQQDITFINDIAKITFHNRFQLEERFIQKTNKTELLDDFSFAFRFRYRLQSTFDLWKKDKQSLKGTISDEVMFNFGKDNKKNTFDQNRIYAALRYHFNPNIGLEIGYLKNFQRRASGVDFYDRDIIRFTVYHKINRKTNKT